In a single window of the Papaver somniferum cultivar HN1 chromosome 8, ASM357369v1, whole genome shotgun sequence genome:
- the LOC113303725 gene encoding uncharacterized protein LOC113303725 gives MATSTREGRRRRIVDRGEDRLALITGRIKTLDSSPLTPLSPSPSEPQPNPVLELKPQLQSEHTRTFSSPPVLSRRDNIQSRSGPIIVDSSDVVNDNGIRSIPKPKPSIVNETSSNASTHYGDQVEHQLRTSEGNVEEIRSPALGIGNEKQPKLEHQLHTSEGNVEEIRSPALGISNEKKPKVVASTVVEDSSQSTPSDTTPLSHAAPRSHHPTLFTPKQISSAIAASENFRVIFSVTIALLVILSHLNLPILSGSEVVKNFIMSRPLYLVLLADFTIVVALLLLTKRGSPMKTVEEANSRAMNVGEALETGIVMYKAFRAVFMDCSVYAVVLISGLSLLQTFRS, from the exons atggcgaCGAGTACAAGAGAAGGTCGAAGGAGAAGGATTGTTGATAGAGGAGAAGATCGTCTTGCTCTTATCACAGGTCGaatcaaaaccctagattcaTCACCATTAACACCTTTATCACCGTCACCATCAGAACCGCAACCAAATCCAGTACTAGAATTAAAACCACAACTACAATCAGAGCATACTCGGACATTCTCATCTCCACCAGTTTTATCTCGTCGAGATAATATTCAATCCCGCTCTGGTCCGATTATAG TTGATTCCAGTGATGTTGTTAATGACAATGGGATCCGCAGTATTCCTAAGCCAAAACCATCAATTGTCAATGAAACTTCAAGCAACGCTTCCACTCATTATGGAGATCAAGTGGAACATCAGTTACGTACTAGTGAGGGTAATGTTGAAGAAATAAGATCACCTGCTTTGGGAATTGGCAATGAAAAGCAACCAAAACTGGAACATCAGTTACATACTAGTGAGGGTAATGTTGAAGAAATAAGATCACCTGCATTGGGAATTAGCAATGAAAAGAAACCAAAAGTGGTAGCATCAACAGTTGTAGAAGATTCATCTCAGAGTACACCTTCTGATACAACACCACTTTCACATGCAGCACCACGGTCACATCATCCTACACTGTTCACTCCTAAGCAAATTAGTTCTGCCATTGCTGCTTCGGAGAACTTCCGTGTTATTTTCTCTGTCACCATAGCACTTCTGGTGATTCTATCCCATCTAAATTTACCTATACTAAGCGGCAGTGAAGTTGTAAAAAACTTTATCATGTCAAGGCCTCTTTATCTGGTCCTGTTGGCGGATTTCACTATTGTGGTCGCACTATTACTGTTAACGAAACGAGGAAGTCCTATGAAAACTGTGGAAGAGGCAAATAGTAGGGCAATGAATGTGGGGGAAGCACTGGAGACTGGAATAGTGATGTACAAGGCTTTTAGGGCAGTTTTCATGGACTGCAGTGTCTATGCAGTAGTTCTTATATCCGGACTCTCTCTGTTGCAAACATTTCGGTCTTAG